One stretch of Bombus affinis isolate iyBomAffi1 chromosome 4, iyBomAffi1.2, whole genome shotgun sequence DNA includes these proteins:
- the LOC126915380 gene encoding citrate synthase, mitochondrial-like isoform X2 — MLQPWRGLRFLVRTVSTTRGVPSTSVNLKEALCEKIPIHYDILRNIRQEHGSSVISQITVENIYQGLNGVNTMVRETSEIDPKYGIRYRGLTIPEVVTLLPREGKSPSAESVFWLLLTGDVPTQEQTASLIADWSARREKKKDWWSGPGGGIVGSVLQTLPKTTSPLGKLSVALTVFDSRNHMNEALKNGALSYTHWEYMYEDSMELLATLPAIVGLIAKGELKNLEEENGDWIQFLSECLCNAFDISKNHKKSLMDFLRLYIVLNADENGGIPGVHVTEILGASQSYVNQALAAGALAYTEEPKSGTISEYMEFQRKIQRLLGQESKEEKLRNYITTIIQRDKLTGYKEAEICDPKYTVLENYAREHLPNDTGVKLSQTITKILSTMMKSAKGKNIYPEQNAIAAPIFQFYGLKDMEFNQILLCMSRALGAVASIIWTRAVNASVEQPTSKCTYSYLNSIQGTRGKRKRGKHTKNIRK, encoded by the exons ATGCTTCAGCCTTGGAGAGGACTGCGATTCCTCGTGCGAACG GTGAGTACAACGAGAGGTGTTCCTAGCACAAGCGTAAACTTGAAGGAGGCTTTGTGCGAAAAGATTCCCATACACTATGATATATTGAGAAATATCCGTCAAGAACATGGATCGTCGGTGATCAGTCAGATCACCgtggaaaatatttatcaagGATTGAATGGAGTGAACACTATGGTTAGAGAAACTTCTGAGATTGATCCAAAATATGGG ATTAGATATAGGGGATTAACAATACCGGAAGTTGTTACGCTGTTACCTCGAGAAGGAAAGTCACCAAGTGCGGAATCTGTATTTTGGTTGCTTTTAACCGGGGATGTTCCAACGCAAGAACAAACAGCATCGCTAATCGCTGATTGGTCTGCACGAcgtgaaaagaagaaagattggTGGTCAGGACCAGGTGGTGGAATCGTCGGTTCCGTTCTTCAAACGTTACCAAAAACAACGTCTCCTCTCGGAAAACTGTCAGTGGCTCTTACCGTTTTTGATTCTCGCAATCACATGAATGAAGCTTTAAAAAATGGAGCCTTGAGTTATACTCATTGGGAA TACATGTATGAAGATAGTATGGAGTTACTAGCAACGCTACCGGCAATAGTCGGTCTAATTGCTAAAGGCGAATTGAAGAACTTGGAAGAAGAGAACGGCGACTGGATACAATTTTTATCAGAATGTTTATGTAACGCATTTGACATTTCGAAAAACCATAAGAAATCGTTGATGGACTTCCTTCGATTATACATTGTTCTGAACGC AGATGAAAATGGCGGAATACCTGGCGTTCATGTTACAGAAATACTCGGTGCTTCTCAATCATACGTCAACCAGGCTCTTGCAGCAGGAGCTTTAGCATATACCGAGGAACCTAAAAGCGGCACAATTTCAGAA TATATGGAATTCCAAAGAAAAATACAGCGCCTTCTTGGCCAAGAATCGAAGGAAGAAAAGTTAAGGAACTATATAACCACTATAATTCAAAGGGATAAATTAACTGGTTACAAAGAAGCAGAGATTTGCGATCCGAAATACACCGTATTGGAAAATTATGCAAGAGAACATTTACCAAATGATACTGGTGTAAAG TTGTCACAAACCATCACTAAAATTCTTTCTACAATGATGAAATCTgcaaaaggaaaaaatatttatccCGAACAAAATGCAATCGCTGCAcctatttttcaa TTCTATGGGCTGAAAGACATGGAATTCAATCAAATATTACTGTGCATGTCGCGGGCTTTGGGTGCAGTTGCATCGATCATTTGGACAAGAGCTGTTAATGCTTCGGTTGAACAACCAACATCCAAATGTACTTATTCTTATTTAAATTCTATCCAAGGGACAAGAGGAAAACGTAAACGGGGAAAGCATAcaaaaaatattcgaaaataa
- the LOC126915380 gene encoding citrate synthase, mitochondrial-like isoform X1, which produces MLQPWRGLRFLVRTVILKNMKNYSDINFHGQRHVLTVSTTRGVPSTSVNLKEALCEKIPIHYDILRNIRQEHGSSVISQITVENIYQGLNGVNTMVRETSEIDPKYGIRYRGLTIPEVVTLLPREGKSPSAESVFWLLLTGDVPTQEQTASLIADWSARREKKKDWWSGPGGGIVGSVLQTLPKTTSPLGKLSVALTVFDSRNHMNEALKNGALSYTHWEYMYEDSMELLATLPAIVGLIAKGELKNLEEENGDWIQFLSECLCNAFDISKNHKKSLMDFLRLYIVLNADENGGIPGVHVTEILGASQSYVNQALAAGALAYTEEPKSGTISEYMEFQRKIQRLLGQESKEEKLRNYITTIIQRDKLTGYKEAEICDPKYTVLENYAREHLPNDTGVKLSQTITKILSTMMKSAKGKNIYPEQNAIAAPIFQFYGLKDMEFNQILLCMSRALGAVASIIWTRAVNASVEQPTSKCTYSYLNSIQGTRGKRKRGKHTKNIRK; this is translated from the exons ATGCTTCAGCCTTGGAGAGGACTGCGATTCCTCGTGCGAACGGTGATTCTAAAAAATATGAAGAATTACAGCGACATTAATTTCCACGGACAACGACACGTATTGACG GTGAGTACAACGAGAGGTGTTCCTAGCACAAGCGTAAACTTGAAGGAGGCTTTGTGCGAAAAGATTCCCATACACTATGATATATTGAGAAATATCCGTCAAGAACATGGATCGTCGGTGATCAGTCAGATCACCgtggaaaatatttatcaagGATTGAATGGAGTGAACACTATGGTTAGAGAAACTTCTGAGATTGATCCAAAATATGGG ATTAGATATAGGGGATTAACAATACCGGAAGTTGTTACGCTGTTACCTCGAGAAGGAAAGTCACCAAGTGCGGAATCTGTATTTTGGTTGCTTTTAACCGGGGATGTTCCAACGCAAGAACAAACAGCATCGCTAATCGCTGATTGGTCTGCACGAcgtgaaaagaagaaagattggTGGTCAGGACCAGGTGGTGGAATCGTCGGTTCCGTTCTTCAAACGTTACCAAAAACAACGTCTCCTCTCGGAAAACTGTCAGTGGCTCTTACCGTTTTTGATTCTCGCAATCACATGAATGAAGCTTTAAAAAATGGAGCCTTGAGTTATACTCATTGGGAA TACATGTATGAAGATAGTATGGAGTTACTAGCAACGCTACCGGCAATAGTCGGTCTAATTGCTAAAGGCGAATTGAAGAACTTGGAAGAAGAGAACGGCGACTGGATACAATTTTTATCAGAATGTTTATGTAACGCATTTGACATTTCGAAAAACCATAAGAAATCGTTGATGGACTTCCTTCGATTATACATTGTTCTGAACGC AGATGAAAATGGCGGAATACCTGGCGTTCATGTTACAGAAATACTCGGTGCTTCTCAATCATACGTCAACCAGGCTCTTGCAGCAGGAGCTTTAGCATATACCGAGGAACCTAAAAGCGGCACAATTTCAGAA TATATGGAATTCCAAAGAAAAATACAGCGCCTTCTTGGCCAAGAATCGAAGGAAGAAAAGTTAAGGAACTATATAACCACTATAATTCAAAGGGATAAATTAACTGGTTACAAAGAAGCAGAGATTTGCGATCCGAAATACACCGTATTGGAAAATTATGCAAGAGAACATTTACCAAATGATACTGGTGTAAAG TTGTCACAAACCATCACTAAAATTCTTTCTACAATGATGAAATCTgcaaaaggaaaaaatatttatccCGAACAAAATGCAATCGCTGCAcctatttttcaa TTCTATGGGCTGAAAGACATGGAATTCAATCAAATATTACTGTGCATGTCGCGGGCTTTGGGTGCAGTTGCATCGATCATTTGGACAAGAGCTGTTAATGCTTCGGTTGAACAACCAACATCCAAATGTACTTATTCTTATTTAAATTCTATCCAAGGGACAAGAGGAAAACGTAAACGGGGAAAGCATAcaaaaaatattcgaaaataa
- the LOC126915380 gene encoding citrate synthase, mitochondrial-like isoform X3 — translation MVRETSEIDPKYGIRYRGLTIPEVVTLLPREGKSPSAESVFWLLLTGDVPTQEQTASLIADWSARREKKKDWWSGPGGGIVGSVLQTLPKTTSPLGKLSVALTVFDSRNHMNEALKNGALSYTHWEYMYEDSMELLATLPAIVGLIAKGELKNLEEENGDWIQFLSECLCNAFDISKNHKKSLMDFLRLYIVLNADENGGIPGVHVTEILGASQSYVNQALAAGALAYTEEPKSGTISEYMEFQRKIQRLLGQESKEEKLRNYITTIIQRDKLTGYKEAEICDPKYTVLENYAREHLPNDTGVKLSQTITKILSTMMKSAKGKNIYPEQNAIAAPIFQFYGLKDMEFNQILLCMSRALGAVASIIWTRAVNASVEQPTSKCTYSYLNSIQGTRGKRKRGKHTKNIRK, via the exons ATGGTTAGAGAAACTTCTGAGATTGATCCAAAATATGGG ATTAGATATAGGGGATTAACAATACCGGAAGTTGTTACGCTGTTACCTCGAGAAGGAAAGTCACCAAGTGCGGAATCTGTATTTTGGTTGCTTTTAACCGGGGATGTTCCAACGCAAGAACAAACAGCATCGCTAATCGCTGATTGGTCTGCACGAcgtgaaaagaagaaagattggTGGTCAGGACCAGGTGGTGGAATCGTCGGTTCCGTTCTTCAAACGTTACCAAAAACAACGTCTCCTCTCGGAAAACTGTCAGTGGCTCTTACCGTTTTTGATTCTCGCAATCACATGAATGAAGCTTTAAAAAATGGAGCCTTGAGTTATACTCATTGGGAA TACATGTATGAAGATAGTATGGAGTTACTAGCAACGCTACCGGCAATAGTCGGTCTAATTGCTAAAGGCGAATTGAAGAACTTGGAAGAAGAGAACGGCGACTGGATACAATTTTTATCAGAATGTTTATGTAACGCATTTGACATTTCGAAAAACCATAAGAAATCGTTGATGGACTTCCTTCGATTATACATTGTTCTGAACGC AGATGAAAATGGCGGAATACCTGGCGTTCATGTTACAGAAATACTCGGTGCTTCTCAATCATACGTCAACCAGGCTCTTGCAGCAGGAGCTTTAGCATATACCGAGGAACCTAAAAGCGGCACAATTTCAGAA TATATGGAATTCCAAAGAAAAATACAGCGCCTTCTTGGCCAAGAATCGAAGGAAGAAAAGTTAAGGAACTATATAACCACTATAATTCAAAGGGATAAATTAACTGGTTACAAAGAAGCAGAGATTTGCGATCCGAAATACACCGTATTGGAAAATTATGCAAGAGAACATTTACCAAATGATACTGGTGTAAAG TTGTCACAAACCATCACTAAAATTCTTTCTACAATGATGAAATCTgcaaaaggaaaaaatatttatccCGAACAAAATGCAATCGCTGCAcctatttttcaa TTCTATGGGCTGAAAGACATGGAATTCAATCAAATATTACTGTGCATGTCGCGGGCTTTGGGTGCAGTTGCATCGATCATTTGGACAAGAGCTGTTAATGCTTCGGTTGAACAACCAACATCCAAATGTACTTATTCTTATTTAAATTCTATCCAAGGGACAAGAGGAAAACGTAAACGGGGAAAGCATAcaaaaaatattcgaaaataa
- the LOC126915380 gene encoding citrate synthase, mitochondrial-like isoform X4, with product MGYRGLTIPEVVTLLPREGKSPSAESVFWLLLTGDVPTQEQTASLIADWSARREKKKDWWSGPGGGIVGSVLQTLPKTTSPLGKLSVALTVFDSRNHMNEALKNGALSYTHWEYMYEDSMELLATLPAIVGLIAKGELKNLEEENGDWIQFLSECLCNAFDISKNHKKSLMDFLRLYIVLNADENGGIPGVHVTEILGASQSYVNQALAAGALAYTEEPKSGTISEYMEFQRKIQRLLGQESKEEKLRNYITTIIQRDKLTGYKEAEICDPKYTVLENYAREHLPNDTGVKLSQTITKILSTMMKSAKGKNIYPEQNAIAAPIFQFYGLKDMEFNQILLCMSRALGAVASIIWTRAVNASVEQPTSKCTYSYLNSIQGTRGKRKRGKHTKNIRK from the exons ATGGG ATATAGGGGATTAACAATACCGGAAGTTGTTACGCTGTTACCTCGAGAAGGAAAGTCACCAAGTGCGGAATCTGTATTTTGGTTGCTTTTAACCGGGGATGTTCCAACGCAAGAACAAACAGCATCGCTAATCGCTGATTGGTCTGCACGAcgtgaaaagaagaaagattggTGGTCAGGACCAGGTGGTGGAATCGTCGGTTCCGTTCTTCAAACGTTACCAAAAACAACGTCTCCTCTCGGAAAACTGTCAGTGGCTCTTACCGTTTTTGATTCTCGCAATCACATGAATGAAGCTTTAAAAAATGGAGCCTTGAGTTATACTCATTGGGAA TACATGTATGAAGATAGTATGGAGTTACTAGCAACGCTACCGGCAATAGTCGGTCTAATTGCTAAAGGCGAATTGAAGAACTTGGAAGAAGAGAACGGCGACTGGATACAATTTTTATCAGAATGTTTATGTAACGCATTTGACATTTCGAAAAACCATAAGAAATCGTTGATGGACTTCCTTCGATTATACATTGTTCTGAACGC AGATGAAAATGGCGGAATACCTGGCGTTCATGTTACAGAAATACTCGGTGCTTCTCAATCATACGTCAACCAGGCTCTTGCAGCAGGAGCTTTAGCATATACCGAGGAACCTAAAAGCGGCACAATTTCAGAA TATATGGAATTCCAAAGAAAAATACAGCGCCTTCTTGGCCAAGAATCGAAGGAAGAAAAGTTAAGGAACTATATAACCACTATAATTCAAAGGGATAAATTAACTGGTTACAAAGAAGCAGAGATTTGCGATCCGAAATACACCGTATTGGAAAATTATGCAAGAGAACATTTACCAAATGATACTGGTGTAAAG TTGTCACAAACCATCACTAAAATTCTTTCTACAATGATGAAATCTgcaaaaggaaaaaatatttatccCGAACAAAATGCAATCGCTGCAcctatttttcaa TTCTATGGGCTGAAAGACATGGAATTCAATCAAATATTACTGTGCATGTCGCGGGCTTTGGGTGCAGTTGCATCGATCATTTGGACAAGAGCTGTTAATGCTTCGGTTGAACAACCAACATCCAAATGTACTTATTCTTATTTAAATTCTATCCAAGGGACAAGAGGAAAACGTAAACGGGGAAAGCATAcaaaaaatattcgaaaataa
- the LOC126915383 gene encoding RING finger and transmembrane domain-containing protein 2 isoform X2, which produces MLPKESVMKKFYTQPGISLSTLLNIQRVQTPTEPVPLSSDNYIIDVEDQSMNDVSVHDNHHHHQTTATDNFLNNIREAANEVVGESQNNNSNNVINHNNNNNNNDIEDTTAEAVRINSQTRAFFKGLKRYIPFVLILFAKGLYDHRANILNFIVLVVVFNYTNNVVKREIAKQNNKSWLSLLVITCYIIGCIVFIHFEYDTYLFSSYTQSLSIWELLWSVLIKDLVLKLITIIFKVFLTCLPSKLLALRKRGKYFVMVEASSQLSRCVAPIQPWLYYFFESYQGSEKIFGVLLSLLYIVSKGTDLFSCIKLFQTAIWKLFQNVNLGVSPSKEQLIASGGICAICHDQYSMPVRLQCKHIFCETCVLTWLNQEYSCPLCRAIIADDLLYRDGHTSLLVQLY; this is translated from the exons ATGCTTCCTAAAGAAAGCGTAATGAAAAAGTTCTAtact CAACCAGGCATTTCATTAAGCACATTATTGAACATTCAAAGAGTTCAAACTCCTACAGAGCCAGTACCTCTTTCATCTGATAATTATATCATTGATGTTGAAGATCAATCAATGAATGATGTTTCAGTTCATGataatcatcatcatcatcaaacAACTGCAAcagacaattttttaaataatatccgTGAGGCTGCTAATGAAGTTGTGGGTGAAAGccaaaataataatagtaataatgttattaatcataataacaataataataacaatgataTAGAAGACACTACAGCAGAGGCAGTGCGAATTAATTCACAAACACGTGCATTCTTTAAAGGACTTAAAAGATATATTCCTTTTGTTCTTATTCTTTTTGCCAAAGGCCTGTATGATCACAGAGCCAATATATTAAACTTTATAGTATTAGTTGTTGTATTTAATTATACTAATAACGTTGTAAAACGTGAAATTGCAAAACAAAACAATAAAAGTTGGCTATCACTCTTAGTTATTACGTGTTATATTATTGGATGTATAGTTTTTATTCATTTTGAATATGATACATATCTATTTTCTTCATATACACAATCTCTTAGCATTTGGGAATTACTGTGGTCAGTTTTAATAAAAGATCTTGTTTTGAAATTGATTACCATTATTTTTAAAGTTTTTTTAACATGTTTGCCTTCAAAACTTTTGGCTCTTCGAAAAAGG GGAAAATATTTTGTTATGGTGGAGGCATCATCTCAACTTTCCCGGTGTGTTGCACCTATTCAACCAtggttatattatttttttgaaAGTTATCAAGGTTCAGAAAAGATCTTTGGAGTATTACTTTCTTTATTGTATATAGTAAGCAAAGGAACTGATTTATTTTCgtgtataaaattatttcaaactgcTATTTGGAAGCTATTTCAAAATGTG AATTTAGGAGTATCGCCATCGAAAGAACAATTAATAGCATCCGGTGGAATTTGTGCAATTTGTCACGATCAATATTCAATGCCCGTGAGATTGCAATGTAAGCATATTTTTTGTGAAACATGTGTTTTAACTTGGTTGAATCAAGAATATTCGTGCCCATTATGCCGAGCAATAATCGCAGATGATCTTTTGTATCGAGATGGTCATACAAGCCTTCTTGTTCAGCTGTATTGA
- the LOC126915383 gene encoding RING finger and transmembrane domain-containing protein 2 isoform X1: MEHSRIFSNNISSTIDEIRPLIENQPGISLSTLLNIQRVQTPTEPVPLSSDNYIIDVEDQSMNDVSVHDNHHHHQTTATDNFLNNIREAANEVVGESQNNNSNNVINHNNNNNNNDIEDTTAEAVRINSQTRAFFKGLKRYIPFVLILFAKGLYDHRANILNFIVLVVVFNYTNNVVKREIAKQNNKSWLSLLVITCYIIGCIVFIHFEYDTYLFSSYTQSLSIWELLWSVLIKDLVLKLITIIFKVFLTCLPSKLLALRKRGKYFVMVEASSQLSRCVAPIQPWLYYFFESYQGSEKIFGVLLSLLYIVSKGTDLFSCIKLFQTAIWKLFQNVNLGVSPSKEQLIASGGICAICHDQYSMPVRLQCKHIFCETCVLTWLNQEYSCPLCRAIIADDLLYRDGHTSLLVQLY, encoded by the exons ATGGAACATTCTagaatattttcaaataatatatCTTCTACTATAGATGAAATTAGGCCTCTTATAGAAAAT CAACCAGGCATTTCATTAAGCACATTATTGAACATTCAAAGAGTTCAAACTCCTACAGAGCCAGTACCTCTTTCATCTGATAATTATATCATTGATGTTGAAGATCAATCAATGAATGATGTTTCAGTTCATGataatcatcatcatcatcaaacAACTGCAAcagacaattttttaaataatatccgTGAGGCTGCTAATGAAGTTGTGGGTGAAAGccaaaataataatagtaataatgttattaatcataataacaataataataacaatgataTAGAAGACACTACAGCAGAGGCAGTGCGAATTAATTCACAAACACGTGCATTCTTTAAAGGACTTAAAAGATATATTCCTTTTGTTCTTATTCTTTTTGCCAAAGGCCTGTATGATCACAGAGCCAATATATTAAACTTTATAGTATTAGTTGTTGTATTTAATTATACTAATAACGTTGTAAAACGTGAAATTGCAAAACAAAACAATAAAAGTTGGCTATCACTCTTAGTTATTACGTGTTATATTATTGGATGTATAGTTTTTATTCATTTTGAATATGATACATATCTATTTTCTTCATATACACAATCTCTTAGCATTTGGGAATTACTGTGGTCAGTTTTAATAAAAGATCTTGTTTTGAAATTGATTACCATTATTTTTAAAGTTTTTTTAACATGTTTGCCTTCAAAACTTTTGGCTCTTCGAAAAAGG GGAAAATATTTTGTTATGGTGGAGGCATCATCTCAACTTTCCCGGTGTGTTGCACCTATTCAACCAtggttatattatttttttgaaAGTTATCAAGGTTCAGAAAAGATCTTTGGAGTATTACTTTCTTTATTGTATATAGTAAGCAAAGGAACTGATTTATTTTCgtgtataaaattatttcaaactgcTATTTGGAAGCTATTTCAAAATGTG AATTTAGGAGTATCGCCATCGAAAGAACAATTAATAGCATCCGGTGGAATTTGTGCAATTTGTCACGATCAATATTCAATGCCCGTGAGATTGCAATGTAAGCATATTTTTTGTGAAACATGTGTTTTAACTTGGTTGAATCAAGAATATTCGTGCCCATTATGCCGAGCAATAATCGCAGATGATCTTTTGTATCGAGATGGTCATACAAGCCTTCTTGTTCAGCTGTATTGA
- the LOC126915382 gene encoding ADP-ribosylation factor-like protein 6-interacting protein 4: MSNREKDDLRPEQCLKSKDEKERKQSVSSQSDDSDSKKKRRNTCSKDKRKKSKHRSSSSSSSSSSVSSHEVKHQNDREKRSDKWDKRYENGVRPYRQNPREGRGYYKGRSGYLDNRKRPFGYRPYKHSGFYDRNRHNNSQYNRYNNERRGNRFLNHNSRRPPYDRSRSRSTMDHDYQRNIKDSSEQSRESESKERYVKQTSAEKAESKRKDTDETHIKGKEKKKDEDIQDKADHIRKKSKRKRSLSSSSSSSISSSTDSTSSSSSSNSSSSSCSSSSTDTSEDEKKRKKARRKAKKLKKAMKKRRKKKRMKKKLKKKLKKSKKKTRNTDKSKESVSKDNSQEISEKSKAMAPMTKEEWEKKQSVIRRVYDEETGRYRLIKGDGEVLEELVSRERHKEINKQATKGDGEYFQARLKASVL; the protein is encoded by the exons ATGAGTAATAGAGAAAAAGATGATTTACGACCAGAACAATGTTTAAAATCGAAAGACGAAAAAGAGAGGAAACAATCAGTATCCTCACAGAGTGATGATTCTGATTCTAAGAAAAAAAGACGTAACACTTGCAGTAAGGACAAAAGGAAAAAGTCAAAACATAGGAGTAGTTCTAGCAGCTCCAGTTCATCTAGTGTTTCCAGCCACGAGGTTAAGCACCAAAACGATAGGGAAAAGAGAAGCGACAAGTGGgataaaagatatgaaaatggTGTTAGACCATATCGACAGAATCCAAGGGAAGGCAGGGGATATTATAAAGGGCGGAGTGGATACTTGGATAATCGTAAACGTCCTTTTGGGTATCGACCTTACAAACATTCTGGATTTTATGATAGAAATAGACACAATAATTCGCAATATAATAGGTATAATAATGAAAGGAGAGGTAATAGATTTTTAAATCATAATAGTAGAAGACCACCGTATGATAGGTCTAGAAGCAGAAGCACTATGGATCATGATTATCAAAGAAACATAAAGGATTCTAGTGAACAATCTAGGGAGAGTGAATCGAAGGAAAGATATGTGAAACAAACTAGTGCTGAAAAAGCAGAGTCAAAAAGGAAAGATACAGACGAAACTCATATaaagggaaaagaaaagaagaaagatgaaGACATACAAGATAAAGCTGACCACATTCGCAAGAAATCAAAGAGGAAAAGATCTTTGTCATCCTCAAGTTCCTCAAGCATTAGCAGTAGTACTGACAGTACTAGCAGCAGTTCTAGTAGTAACAGTAGCAGCAGTAGTTGTAGTAGTAGCAGTACAGATACTTCTGAGGATGAGAAAAAACGCAAAAAAGCAAGAAGAAAAGCTAAAAAACTAAAAAAGGCTATGAAAAAGCGtaggaagaagaaaaggatgaagaaaaaattgaagaagaaattgaaaaaatctAAGAAAAAAACACGAAATACTGACAAATCCAAAGAAAGTGTTTCTAAGGATAATTCACAAGAAATATCTGAAAAGTCAAAGGCAATGGCACCAATGACAAAAGAGGAATGGGAAAAAAAGCAGAGTGTAATACGTAGAGTTTATGATGAAGAAACTGGAAGATACag GTTAATTAAAGGTGATGGAGAAGTCTTAGAAGAACTAGTAAGTAGGGAACGTCATAAAGAGATAAATAAGCAAGCAACTAAAGGTGATGGAGAGTACTTCCAAGCACGCTTGAAAGCCAGTGTTTTATGA